CCGTAGGCCACCGTGGTGAGCCCCACCCCGCCTGCGGCCATGTCGCGGTGGTGCTTGACCAGGGCCTTGGTGGGCGCGCCATCGAGCACCATGCCCTCGTTGGCGCCGGCACGGATGAAGCGGTTGCGCAGGGTCACGGGCCCCAGCTTGAACGGGGCGAACAGATCGGATGCTTGGCTCATGCGGACCTCGGTGGATTCGACGCTGGATTCGACATGGGGTGGCGACGCCGCGGCGCGCTCACGCAGGAACACGCACCAGCGCCCGCAGCTCGTTCTTGGCCACCTTGTTCGACGCATTGACTGGCAACGAGGCGAAGAAACGCACGAAGCGCGGCACCTTGTAGTTGGCCATGCGCTCGCGCGACCAGGCGATCAGCCCGCGCTCGTCCAGCGCCTGGCCGGGCCGCAGCACCACGCAGGCGCAGCCAACCTCGCCCATGCGCTCGTCGGGCACGCCGATCACCGCCACCTGGGCGATCGAGGGGTGCGCGGTGAGCGCGGCCTCGATCTCGGCCGGGTAGCAGTTGAAGCCGCCGACGATGAACATGTCCTTGAGGCGGTCGGTGATGCGCAGGTAGCCGCGCGCGTCGAGCGTGCCGACGTCGCCGGTGTGCAGCCAGCCCTCGGCGTCGATGGTCTCGGCGGTGGCCTTGGCGTCCTCGAAGTAGCCCTGCATGACGTGGAAGCCGCGCAGGCAGATTTCGCCCGCCTCGCCGGCCGGCAGCGGCCGGCCGTCGGCATCGACGATGCGCACCTCGGTGCCCGGAATGGCGTGGCCGCTGGTGAGCGCCACCGTCTCGGCGTCGTCGTCGGCTGCGCAGATGGTGGCGAGGCCACCGCATTCGGTGAGGCCGTAGGCGGTGAGCACGACCTTGAAGCCGAGCTCGGCGCGCATGCGCTCGATCAGCACCGGCGGGATGGTCGAGGCGCCGGTGACGGCCACGCGCAGGCTGGAGAGGTCGGTCTGCGCCAGCTTCGGGTGGGCGAGCATCGACAGGTAGAGCGTGGGCGGCCCGGGCAGCACGCTGATGCGGTCGGCCTCGATGCGGCGGAACACCGCCTCGGCGTCGAACACCGGATGCGGCAGCACGGTGGCGCCGGCAATCAGGCAGGTGACCCAGCCGGCCTTGTAGCCGAAGGTGTGGAAAAAGGGATTGACGATCAGGTAGCGGTCGCCGGCCTCGATGCCGGCGATCTTCACGTACTCGATGAAGGCCTGGATGATCTGGCGGTGGGCGCTGACGACGCCCTTGGGTCGGCCGGTGGTGCCGGAGGTGAACATCAGGTCCGACATGTCGTCGGGCTGCACCGCCTGCGCCCGCACGCGCGCCTGGCCCTCGCTCACGCCCTCGCCGTCGGCGAGGAAGCGCGCCCAGTCGGTGTCGGCATGGGCACCGGCCTCGCCGATCGCCACCACCTTCTCCAGCGTGGCCGGACGACAGCCGGCGAGCATCGCCGGGTAGTCGATGTCGAGGAAGCGGTCGACCACGAAGAGCACGCGAGCCCGGCTGCGCTCGATGATGTCGGCCGCCTCGGCGCCCTTCATGCGGGTGTTGATCGGCACCATCGCAGCGCCCGCGCAATGGATGCCGAGCGCGGCCAGGATCCATTCGGCGCGGTTGGGCGCCCAGATCGCGACCCGGTCGCCCGGCTCGATGCCATGGGCGATCAGCGCGCGGCTGACGGCGAACACGCGCGCCGGCAGGCTGGCATAGTCGATGCGGGTGTCGCCGTCCTCGATGAAGATGCGCTCGCCGTGGCGCTTTGCGGCCTCGAGCACGAGCGCCGGCAGGGTGCGGGCGAGCGGCGGTACGAAATGTGCGGTCATGATGATTCCGGTGTTGTTGCGGCGGCTCAGATGCTCATGACGAACTGGCCGCTGTCGACGCGCAGCTCGATGCCGTTGACCGCGCGCGAGGTGTCGTCGGCGAGGAACAGGATCGCCGCGGCGACGTCCTCGGGCAGGCAGGCGCGGTTCATCGGGTCGGCGTCGATGGTGAAGCGCGCCGGGTCGACGCCCTTCGGGTAGGAGCCGGCCGTCATCGGCGTCATGACGCCGTCGGGGTGGATGGAGTTGCAGCGGATGCGGTACTTGGCCTTGCGGCAATGCGCGGCCACCGCGCGCGTGAGCCCGGAGATGGCGGCCTTGGAGGCGCCGTAGGCGGCGTAGTCTTCCTTGGCGGCGATACCGGCGATCGAGGACATGTTGATGATCGAGCCGCCGCCGCCCTCCTTCATCAGCGCCACGCCGGCCTTGCAGCCAAGGAAGACGCTGTCGGCATTGATCCGCATCAGGCGCTGCCAGTCCTCCAGCGAGGCGTCCTCGATCGACCCCTTGAGCAGGATGCCGGCGTTGTTCACCAGGATGTCGAGCCGGCCGAAGCGCTCGCGGACCGTCGCCATCACGGCGTCCCAGTCGGCCGGCGAGGCGGCGTCCTGGCGGATGAACGTCGCCTGGCCGCCCAGGCTCGCCGCCAGCGACTCGCCGGCGTCCGCGTTGAGGTCGGTGAACACGACCCGGGCGCCCTCGCTGACGAAAAGCTCCACCGTCGCGCGCCCGACGCCGCTCGCGCCCCCGGTGACGAGCGCCACCTTGCCTTCGATCCGTCCTGCCATGTGAACTGTCTCCTGTCGATTCGTCACGCGTTGCCTGCGATGTGGTGGGCGGCGATGTAGCCGAAGGTCATCGCCGGCCCGATGGTGGCGCCGGCGCCGGGATAGGCGGTGCCCATCA
This region of Thauera sp. JM12B12 genomic DNA includes:
- a CDS encoding FadD3 family acyl-CoA ligase: MTAHFVPPLARTLPALVLEAAKRHGERIFIEDGDTRIDYASLPARVFAVSRALIAHGIEPGDRVAIWAPNRAEWILAALGIHCAGAAMVPINTRMKGAEAADIIERSRARVLFVVDRFLDIDYPAMLAGCRPATLEKVVAIGEAGAHADTDWARFLADGEGVSEGQARVRAQAVQPDDMSDLMFTSGTTGRPKGVVSAHRQIIQAFIEYVKIAGIEAGDRYLIVNPFFHTFGYKAGWVTCLIAGATVLPHPVFDAEAVFRRIEADRISVLPGPPTLYLSMLAHPKLAQTDLSSLRVAVTGASTIPPVLIERMRAELGFKVVLTAYGLTECGGLATICAADDDAETVALTSGHAIPGTEVRIVDADGRPLPAGEAGEICLRGFHVMQGYFEDAKATAETIDAEGWLHTGDVGTLDARGYLRITDRLKDMFIVGGFNCYPAEIEAALTAHPSIAQVAVIGVPDERMGEVGCACVVLRPGQALDERGLIAWSRERMANYKVPRFVRFFASLPVNASNKVAKNELRALVRVPA
- a CDS encoding glucose 1-dehydrogenase; this translates as MAGRIEGKVALVTGGASGVGRATVELFVSEGARVVFTDLNADAGESLAASLGGQATFIRQDAASPADWDAVMATVRERFGRLDILVNNAGILLKGSIEDASLEDWQRLMRINADSVFLGCKAGVALMKEGGGGSIINMSSIAGIAAKEDYAAYGASKAAISGLTRAVAAHCRKAKYRIRCNSIHPDGVMTPMTAGSYPKGVDPARFTIDADPMNRACLPEDVAAAILFLADDTSRAVNGIELRVDSGQFVMSI